The genome window CGGCTCGGCGGCTTCAACACCGACGGCGTCGGTCTGCTGCGCGATCTGACCCAGAACCTCGGCGTGGTTCTGATCAATCGCCGGGTGCTGCTGATAGGCGCCGGTGGGGCCGCCGCCGGCATCGTCGGACCCCTGCTGACGGCCGGCGTGGCGGAGCTGGTGATCATCAACCGCACCCCAGAACGGGCCAACGCACTGGCAGCCCGCTTTCGGGCGCTCGGACCCGTGCGACAGGCCCCGGTCGAGTTCCCTGGCAGTGGCTTTGACCTGATCATCAACGCCACCGCCGCCGGTCTTGGCGGCAAGGCCCCGGCACTGCCACAGGCCGTTTTCAGCGCCAGCAGCGTGGCCTATGACCTCGTCTATGGCCGTGCCGCCGTGCCGTTTCTGACACTCGCCCGCCGCGACGGCGCCACCGCCTGCCACGATGGCCTGGGCATGCTGGTCGAGCAGGCGGCGGAGGCCTTCTGGCTCTGGCGAGGCATCAGGCCAGCGACGACGGCGCTCATCACGGCCTTGCGTCAGGCCTGAGACCCCCGCCGGGGATGCCGATAGGCGTAAGTCGTTAAAGCTCCAGCGGAGCGCCGTTTCGCCCATGGTGATCATGGTTACGGTCCATGCGCTCACGCAGCTGCCGGCCAGCGGCGTCGAAGGCATCGCGTAGCGCCACGTACAGGTCCTCATTCGGTTCGCGCTTGACCACCAGCTCGGCTCCCGGCACGGTCAGGTCGATGTGTACGTTGTACAGAACGCCCTTGTGATGGTGCTTGTGGGGACACTCGATAACCACCCGACAGGCCATGATCTGATCGCTGAAATGGTCAAGCTTCTCGGCCTTCTTGCGCACAGCCGACTCGATAGCCTCGGTCAGCTCGATGCCGCGGGCGGTGATCTGCAAAGGTAAACGCATGGAGTTCTCCTTAATCGTGATTCACAACCGGCGCGCTTCGCCTGCCTCCTGCCGTCCCGGCGGCACGCGCCTTAGCTACGAATCTACGCTGCCTGCGCAGCGCCCGCAATGCACGCTGGGAGCGTTGACAGGGCACCCGGTGTGAGGAGTAAGGTGCTTGTTTCAAGTGCTTTTCGGCTATGTCCCGCCCTACCTCGCCCCCCCATTTGCTATTGCCTGATCGCCTGCGCCGAGCGCTGACTGGCAGCCTGCCTGGCCGCGCCGGACAGGCCCGTATGGCGCCGCTGCCCTACCACGGCAAGATGGACGAGCGTTGGACCGACATCCCGCAGGATCACCGCGAAGCCGCGGTGCTGCTGCTGCTATACCCCGCCGCTGGCGACGGGGAACCAACCACCACGCTTGCCCTGATCCGCCGACCCGACTACAGCGGCCCGCACAGCGGACAGGTTGCGCTGCCCGGTGGCCGGCGCGAGGGTGACGAGTCGCTGACACACACAGCGCTGCGCGAAACGCACGAAGAACTCGGGATTGAACCGAACAGGGTGACGCTGCTGGGCGCTCTGTCGCCGCTGTACGTGCGCGCCAGCAACCACCTGGTCTATCCATTTGTCGCGAGCGTGCCGGCACAACCGCAGTTCATCCCCTGCCCGCGTGAAGTCGCAACGGTCATCGAGACGCCGCTCGCCCGGTTGCTGGACCCCAGATACCGCGGTATGGAAGTGGTCGCGTTCGACCCGGTCGGCCGAGTTCGGGTGCCCTACTTTGCCCTGCCGGGGACGCGCATCTGGGGCGCCACTGGCATGATTCTGGGCGAATTCCTCACGGTACTGGAGGACGCGGCATGACGCGGCATGAAGTCGGCAGTGCCTGCATCAGTGTTTGTGAGGTAACAGCCGACACCTGCAAGGGCTGTGGCCGGCAGATGGAGGAGATCGCCGCCTGGCCGGCCGCCGACGACGGCGCGCGCCTGAGCATACTGATGCAGGCGGCGCAACGTCTGGCCGGGCAGGCACCGCGCCCGTGGCCACGCCAGGTGCGCGACTCCCTCGGCAACGAGCTCGTGGTGCCGGCGCCGCCGCAACGCATTGTGTCCCTGGTGCCGTCACAAACCGAACTGCTGTACGCCCTTGGCGTGGGCGAGCGAGTGGTTGGCGTCACCAAGTTCTGCGTCCACCCGGCGCAGGCCCGAGGTAATCGACGCAGTGTCGGCGGCACCAAAAACCCCAAGCTGGACCGGATACAAGCGCTGGAGCCGGATCTGGTACTTGCTAACCGCGAGGAGAACCGGGCCGAGGACGTCGACGCCATCGCCGCCCACGCCCCGGTCTACGTCACGGAGATCAACACGGTGAACCAGGCGCTGGGCATGATCCGCGCGGTGGGCTTCACGCTGGGCGCGGAGGTCGCCGCAGCGCGGCTGGCGACCGACATTCAGAGCGCCTTAGGGGACTTGCCGCGCCTGTCGGACCTTCGCTGCGCCTACCTGATCTGGCGCAAACCCTGGATGGCGGCCGGGGGCGACACCTTCATCAACGACCTGATGCAACGGCTCGGCCTGCACAACGTGTTCGCCAGCCATCCGCGCTACCCGCAAATCGACGCCGCCGAACTCATCGCCGCGGCGCCCGATGTATTGCTGCTGTCATCGGAACCATACCCGTTCAAACCCGCTCACGCGGCCGAACTCGCGGCTCTGCTGCCAAAGACCCTGATGGTGCCGGTTGACGGCGAGATGTTCAGCTGGCCGGGTAGCCGCCTGCTGGCGGCGGCCCGGTATTTCCGTCAGCTGCTGCCGCGCCTTGCCGACCCTGCCGGAGCTGTGACATGAGTGAAATACTCGATTACCTGGTTATCGGGGGCGGTAGCGGCGGCGTTGCCTCGGCCCGGCGGGCCGCTCAATACGGCGCGCGCGTGGCACTGGTGGAAAGCGACCGCCTCGGCGGCACCTGCGTCAACGTCGGCTGTGTCCCCAAGAAAGTGATGTGGAACGGCGCCAGCATTGCCGAGGCTCTGCACCACGCCGCCGACTATGGCTTCTCGGTCGGTCCCACGGCGTTCGACTGGAACCGCCTGGTCGGTGCGCGTGACGCCTACGTGGCGCGACTGAACGTTATTTACGAGGAGATGCTGGAGGGCTCGAAGGTCACCCTGCTGCGTGGACACGGCCAGTTTTCTGCGCCCGATACGGTGACGGTGGCTGGCGCCGCCTACCGTGCCCGGCACGTCCTGATCGCCGCCGGTGGCCGGCCAGCGCTGCCGCAGCTGCCGGGGGCGGAGCTCGGCATCGACAGCGACGGCTTCTTTGCCCTGCGTGAGCAGCCACAACGGGTGGCGGTGGTCGGTGCCGGCTATATCGCCGTTGAACTTGCCGGAGTGCTGCGCGCACTGGGCAGCGAGGTAGCGCTGATGATCCGCGGTAACACCGTGCTGCGGCAGTTCGATACGCTGGTTCAGGAGGCCGTCACCGGCCACCTGGAGGCGGCCGGTCTGGCGCTGCACCGGGGGTTTACTCCAGCGGCCCTGGAGCGCCGCGACGATGGGTTGAGCCTGCTGTCGGAAGACGGCCGCAGCGAAGGCGGTTTTGATTGTGTTATCTGGGCCATCGGCCGCGCGCCCTGCAGCGAGGGCCTGAACCTGCCACAGGCGGGCGTTCAGGTCGCCGCGGACGGCCACATCCCCGTCAACATCTGGCAGGACACCAACGTGCCGGGTATCCACGCGGTCGGCGACATTACCGGCCGGGCGGCGTTGACACCGGTTGCCATTGCTGCCGGACGGCGCCTGGCCGATCGCCTGTTCGACGGCCAGGCCGAGCGGCGACTCGATTACGACAACATCCCGTCGGTGGTATTCAGCCACCCACCGGTCGCCAGCGTTGGCCTGACCGAAGCCCAGGCGCGCGCGGCCCACGGCGATGCGGTGCGCGTCTACACCACGCGCTTTGCCGATATGTACTACGCCCTCGGCAGCCATCGCCCACAGACCGTCGCTAAATTGGTGTGCCTGGGCGAGGACGAGCGGGTGATCGGCTTGCATGTGGTTGGCCGGGGCGCCGATGAAATGATGCAGGGCTTCGCCGTGGCGGTGAAAATGGGCGCCCGCAAGGGCGATCTTGACGACACCGTCGCTATCCACCCAACCGCCAGCGAAGAGCTGGTGCTGATGAGGTAAGCATGAATCTGCGCAGTTTTGGCGGACATACGCCCCGGCTTGGCACGCGCGCCTGGGTAGACCCGGCGGCGCTCGCGATCGGCCATGTCGAACTTGATGACGATGCCTCGGTGTGGCCGTTCAGCGTGCTGCGCGGTGACGTGAACCGCATCCGCGTCGGCGCCCGCACCAACATCCAGGACGGCTCGGTCCTGCACGTGAACCAACCGACCCCCGACAAGCCGGCGGGCGACCCGCTTAACGTCGGCGCCGATGTCACCGTCGGGCATCAGGTTACCCTGCACGGCTGCACCATCGAGGACCGCTGCCTGGTCGGCATGGGCTCGCTGGTAATGGACGGCGCGGTGCTGCGCAGCGGCGTGCTGCTGGCGGCCGGATCCCTGGTAGCGCCGGGC of Immundisolibacter sp. contains these proteins:
- the aroE gene encoding shikimate dehydrogenase: MDRYAVFGHPVGHSKSPQIHAAFAAQTGQVLTYQAIDASPGDFGPAVQRFLALGGLGCNVTVPFKDQAFRLADHCDALAEQAQAVNTLRLEADGRLGGFNTDGVGLLRDLTQNLGVVLINRRVLLIGAGGAAAGIVGPLLTAGVAELVIINRTPERANALAARFRALGPVRQAPVEFPGSGFDLIINATAAGLGGKAPALPQAVFSASSVAYDLVYGRAAVPFLTLARRDGATACHDGLGMLVEQAAEAFWLWRGIRPATTALITALRQA
- the hpf gene encoding ribosome hibernation-promoting factor, HPF/YfiA family, whose translation is MRLPLQITARGIELTEAIESAVRKKAEKLDHFSDQIMACRVVIECPHKHHHKGVLYNVHIDLTVPGAELVVKREPNEDLYVALRDAFDAAGRQLRERMDRNHDHHGRNGAPLEL
- a CDS encoding CoA pyrophosphatase, encoding MAPLPYHGKMDERWTDIPQDHREAAVLLLLYPAAGDGEPTTTLALIRRPDYSGPHSGQVALPGGRREGDESLTHTALRETHEELGIEPNRVTLLGALSPLYVRASNHLVYPFVASVPAQPQFIPCPREVATVIETPLARLLDPRYRGMEVVAFDPVGRVRVPYFALPGTRIWGATGMILGEFLTVLEDAA
- a CDS encoding helical backbone metal receptor — its product is MTRHEVGSACISVCEVTADTCKGCGRQMEEIAAWPAADDGARLSILMQAAQRLAGQAPRPWPRQVRDSLGNELVVPAPPQRIVSLVPSQTELLYALGVGERVVGVTKFCVHPAQARGNRRSVGGTKNPKLDRIQALEPDLVLANREENRAEDVDAIAAHAPVYVTEINTVNQALGMIRAVGFTLGAEVAAARLATDIQSALGDLPRLSDLRCAYLIWRKPWMAAGGDTFINDLMQRLGLHNVFASHPRYPQIDAAELIAAAPDVLLLSSEPYPFKPAHAAELAALLPKTLMVPVDGEMFSWPGSRLLAAARYFRQLLPRLADPAGAVT
- the gor gene encoding glutathione-disulfide reductase, whose amino-acid sequence is MSEILDYLVIGGGSGGVASARRAAQYGARVALVESDRLGGTCVNVGCVPKKVMWNGASIAEALHHAADYGFSVGPTAFDWNRLVGARDAYVARLNVIYEEMLEGSKVTLLRGHGQFSAPDTVTVAGAAYRARHVLIAAGGRPALPQLPGAELGIDSDGFFALREQPQRVAVVGAGYIAVELAGVLRALGSEVALMIRGNTVLRQFDTLVQEAVTGHLEAAGLALHRGFTPAALERRDDGLSLLSEDGRSEGGFDCVIWAIGRAPCSEGLNLPQAGVQVAADGHIPVNIWQDTNVPGIHAVGDITGRAALTPVAIAAGRRLADRLFDGQAERRLDYDNIPSVVFSHPPVASVGLTEAQARAAHGDAVRVYTTRFADMYYALGSHRPQTVAKLVCLGEDERVIGLHVVGRGADEMMQGFAVAVKMGARKGDLDDTVAIHPTASEELVLMR
- a CDS encoding gamma carbonic anhydrase family protein; the protein is MNLRSFGGHTPRLGTRAWVDPAALAIGHVELDDDASVWPFSVLRGDVNRIRVGARTNIQDGSVLHVNQPTPDKPAGDPLNVGADVTVGHQVTLHGCTIEDRCLVGMGSLVMDGAVLRSGVLLAAGSLVAPGKELYGGWLWAGRPAKPVRELRPEELEFFVHSAAHYAELKDQYRSGA